The nucleotide sequence AGTGTGGTTGCTAGCGGCTTTGGGATGCCGACGGCTGGCATTATTTGGGTGACGTGCGCTGCTTCCGCCAGCGCGATCACACAGGGAGCCTGCCAATGTCGTACCACCGGCGCTCATTGAACGATGCCCATAGCTGACGAGGGAGCGGTTTCCCAAGTCGTAATTGCCTAGGCTTGTAATCTCAAGCCCAGGTGGTAAAGGGGCAAGATGCGTGGCTAGGGTAAGCACATGCGCCCAATGGCTGGCTTTTGGCCCACTTGCGTCACTGGAACTGGATGTGCATCTATTGGTTTGCTAACTCAGTCTCTGTTTGAGGCGCGAAACTACAACTGGACAGCAAAGCGTCGGCCGTGTGCAGAACTAAGACGCCCTCGCTAGCCTCGACCCTCAGCATGGTCTCAAGCTTCGAGTCGATTGGGGGCGCCCCAGAGGCTGGAGTGGAACCTCCGACGTAGACTTATGGGTGGCCCTCTTTGGCACACGCGCTTGTCTCATGAGCTCCATCACGCGGCACTAAACGCAACGAAGGGTGTTGGTCTGTGAGTAGTAAGAAAAGCGCAAATGTGGGACCCGGCATATTGCGGTCATCACTTGTGCTCTCTAGCGCCTGCCAAGTTCGCGACTGCAAGCCGCCTCGGCTCCCTGCTTGCACTGGGTAGGCCATAAGCTCGGCTGCTTGCACTTGGCTTAAACCCGCCGTGAGACGTGCAGCTTTGAGCTCGCTTCCGCTAGGGGATGGCAATTCCAGGCCGTTAATGTGCGTCATGCGTTTCAAAAGTTAATCGGTCGATCGTGAAGCCTAACTGTTCCAAGGTTTGCATACACCGCTAGCGGGTAAAGCCGTTTCCGGCTGTCTTATCGATCACGTTGGACTCAATTTCAACGCGTTCATAGTTGCCTGTAGACCGAAGGTAGTTCGCCCAAGCCATAGCCCATTGCTCATGCGGCTGCCAAGGCCCGTTCTCGGTGGTGCGGCGTCGTTGGCCGCCGGTATAAGAGAAAGACTTGGTGACTACTCGGTACATGCCCGACCCCTGCTCGGTACATACTTCTCATGCCAGAATGAAAACACCATCCGCTTAGCCCAGCATGCGCGCAAGCCCATAAATCGCAAGGGCAGCGGAAACTGCCAAACACGCAGTCTTCGCACCGCGGCCACCCACCACCACACCCATTGCACTGCAAAGCAAAATTGCGCCAAAAATATAAGTCGTTTTCATGCGCTGATGGTAGCGTGTCCTCGCTCGTCTATTCGTGTCTAAGGGCTTCAATAGGGTCCATGCGTGCCGCACGGCGCGCAGGAAAGTAGCCGAACACCACACCGATGCAGGCAGAAAACACCAAAGCCAATGCATTGATAGCCGGATCGAACGCGTAGGGAACGGACATTACCATCGACAGCGCATACGATGCGCCGGTGGCAATAGCCACGCCAATCACACCGCCAAGCGCAGACAGCACCACCGCATCAATCAAAAACTGGAGCAACACCTCCGACTCCAGTGCGCCAACAGCGAGGCGCAGACCAATCTCACGCGTACGTTCGGTCACGCTCCCCAGCATGATGTTCATGATGCCTATTCCAGCAACGAACAGGCTCACCGCAGCAACGGCACCCAGCAAATCGGTAAGCACTCCCATGGTGCTGGACAGTGTCGCGGCCAACTGTTGTGTGTCGAAGATATTGAAGTTATCGTCGCTTCCTTACGCCAGCTTGCACCCCTCACGCATTCACTGACGCAAACTGACTTCGAGTGGCTTGCTGGCGGCACGGTCTCGCCTAGGATGCACACCGCGCTGCCTGCGCATTGTTCGTCAGGGTCGAACAAACGGCCGCTGGCTAACATCCAATTGGGCACGGTAAAGCATGCATTGGTGGTGCAGGTGACCGAGCTCACCCAGTTGCGGCCATTGCCAACCACCGTCACCGCGGCTCGTCCTTGCGGCGCAACTGCCGCCACGCCTCTCATTTAGGTCGCAATAGCCTCGCCGTCTGCTTGCGCAAAATGGGGCACACCGCCGCCGCCGCCACTCCCACCCGGCCCGCACTGGCCAGGCATCAGCAGCAGCAATTTGGGCCCCATTCGGGGGATTTGCAACTGAATGGAATGGGTTGCAACGTTGCCTAAAGTCACCATGGCGCTCACAGCGCTCACCCCCATCACGATACACACGATGGCGAGAAACGACAGGCGCATGTTGCGCTGCACTGAGCGCAAGGCGAGAAGGAAGACGCTGTAAAGCATCAGGTGGCCTCGCCAGTCTCAAACACAGGAGGCGCGGCGCTGATCGGTTGGCCGTCATGCCGGGGCGCAAGCGCAGATCAGCATTGTCTACGTCGACGTAGCGCAGGTAGTTAACCACGTTGTCGGTGATGGTGGACCTGAAGCCCACGCCGGTAAGGCGTCGGGAAGCTTGTGGCTCAAAAACGCGCCGACGGTCAACGCGCTCAAGCCCAAGGAGCCTCCCGGGGTAAAACTCGGGGCACGCGCCGTATGGGCTGGGATGCGCATCGCTAGCTTGTCTGCCGCGTGAGGCAGGGGCTTGCACAGCTTCCAAGGCGCTGACCAAACCCGCTGGTTGGTGCCAGCGCGTGAGCTGCCGGGTATCGCTCTGGCTGGCAAGGTGGGTGCGTGCAATGGCGAGGCGCTCTTGTTCGCTGCGCACGCTGGTCTTGCCCTCCATCGCCTGTCGGAACAAGCGAGTCAGCAACGCGTCCTCAAAGCGCTGCCACCCGTTGGACAAATCGTCCGCACCGCCAAATGCAAGCCATCGGCTGCACGCCAGTGCTCAGGTGCTACGACTGCGGTGCCGCCTTCATCACTTCCGCCCATTGGTGCTTGGGCAAGTGGCTCATGAGCCGCTCGGTCAGCAAGGTCAGCACCTCGTCATTGACCTCGTGGCCTAGGAAGGGGATGACATCGGCCGTCACATCGCCACCCAGGATGATCAAATGCTCGGCTGCAGTCACGCAATACCCGTAGTGAATCACGGCGTCCGATTTGC is from Rhodoferax aquaticus and encodes:
- a CDS encoding ABC transporter permease, with amino-acid sequence MGVLTDLLGAVAAVSLFVAGIGIMNIMLGSVTERTREIGLRLAVGALESEVLLQFLIDAVVLSALGGVIGVAIATGASYALSMVMSVPYAFDPAINALALVFSACIGVVFGYFPARRAARMDPIEALRHE
- a CDS encoding ABC transporter permease; the protein is MRLSFLAIVCIVMGVSAVSAMVTLGNVATHSIQLQIPRMGPKLLLLMPGQCGPGGSGGGGGVPHFAQADGEAIAT